The Epinephelus lanceolatus isolate andai-2023 chromosome 21, ASM4190304v1, whole genome shotgun sequence genome has a segment encoding these proteins:
- the nog2 gene encoding noggin-2, translated as MGLSQTLLVYVLVCVHLGVSQHYLRLRPSPSDHLPVPDLKEDPDPEYDPREQDLAERTLRKKLGSNFDPNFMSITSPMLVNLSAPDNQVKLQGPMPNEIKKLDLTETPYGKRVKVGKKARRKFLQWLWTYTHCPVVHTWKDLGVRFWPRYIKEGNCFSERSCSFPEGMSCKPVKSINKIFLRWYCQGFLRQKYCTWIQVQYPIISECKCSC; from the coding sequence ATGGGCCTCTCACAAACGCTACTCGTTTACGTGCTGGTGTGTGTTCACCTTGGAGTTTCACAGCATTACCTTCGCCTCCGTCCATCGCCCAGTGATCACCTCCCCGTGCCCGACCTCAAGGAGGACCCCGACCCGGAGTACGACCCCCGGGAGCAGGACTTGGCCGAGAGGACTCTGAGGAAAAAGCTCGGCAGTAACTTTGACCCCAACTTCATGTCCATCACCTCGCCCATGCTGGTGAACCTCTCCGCGCCAGACAACCAGGTGAAGCTGCAGGGGCCCATGCCTAACGAGATTAAAAAGCTGGACCTCACAGAGACCCCCTATGGAAAGCGGGTAAAAGTGGGCAAGAAAGCCCGCAGGAAATTTCTGCAGTGGCTGTGGACCTACACGCACTGCCCTGTGGTACACACCTGGAAGGATTTGGGCGTGAGGTTCTGGCCACGTTACATCAAGGAGGGAAACTGTTTCTCTGAGCGCTCGTGCTCCTTCCCTGAGGGGATGTCTTGCAAACCCGTCAAGTCAATCAACAAGATTTTCCTCCGGTGGTATTGTCAAGGCTTTCTAAGACAGAAATACTGTACGTGGATACAGGTGCAATACCCAATCATCTCAGAGTGCAAGTGTTCGTGCTGA